A genome region from Hevea brasiliensis isolate MT/VB/25A 57/8 chromosome 9, ASM3005281v1, whole genome shotgun sequence includes the following:
- the LOC110672877 gene encoding eukaryotic translation initiation factor 6-2: MATRLMFENSCEVGVFSKLTNAYCLVAIGGSESFYSTFEAELADVIPVVKTSIAGTRIIGRLCAGNKNGLLLPHNTTDQELQHLRNSLPDSVVVQRIEERLSALGNCIACNDHVALTHTDLDKETEEMIADVLGVEVFRQTIAGNILVGSYCAFSNRGGLVHPHTSIEDLDELSTLLQVPLVAGTVNRGSEVIAAGMTVNDWTAFCGSDTTATELSVIESVFKLREAQPSAIVDEMRKSLIDSYV, encoded by the exons ATGGCGACTA GGCTTATGTTTGAGAACTCATGTGAGGTTGGAGTGTTCTCCAAGCTCACCAATGCTTATTGTTTGGTTGCCATTGGAGGCTCTGAAAGTTTCTACAG CACATTCGAAGCTGAGTTAGCGGATGTTATCCCTGTAGTTAAAACTTCCATTGCAGGCACTAGGATTATTGGCCGTCTTTGTGCTG GAAACAAAAATGGGCTTCTGTTGCCCCACAACACCACCGACCAAG AACTTCAACATTTGAGAAACAGTCTACCTGATAGTGTTGTGGTTCAACGAATTGAAGAGAGATTATCTGCCTTGGGAAATTGTATAGCCTGCAATGACCACGTTGCTCTAACACATACAGATCTAGACAAG GAAACAGAGGAAATGATTGCAGATGTTCTTGGTGTAGAAGTTTTTAGGCAGACAATTGCTGGTAATATTCTTGTGGGCAGCTACTGTGCCTTTTCTAATAGAGGTGGCTTG GTTCATCCTCATACGTCTATTGAAGACTTGGATGAACTTTCTACTCTCCTTCAGGTGCCTTTAGTGGCTGGTACTGTTAACCGTGGCAGTGAAGTGATAGCTGCTGGcatgactgtgaatgactggacaGCATTCTGTGGGTCAGATACCACAGCTACTGAACTTTCTGTAATTGAGAGTGTTTTCAAGCTGAGAGAAGCTCAGCCAAGTGCCATAGTAGATGAAATGAGGAAATCATTAATTGACAGCTATGTTTAA
- the LOC110672841 gene encoding MLO-like protein 10 codes for MKLLFCLYLWVLCGRGLLVMAASSDSSSAQRKLDQTPTWAVAGVCAVMIIISILLEKGLHKFGTWLTERHKRALFEALEKVKAELMVLGFISLLLTFGQTYIIKICIPQNVADTMLPCRADGENDQTEEHRRRLLWFEHRFLAGAETTSKCKTGYEPLITVDGLHQLHILIFFLAVFHVLYSLTTMMLGRLKIRGWKEWEQETSSDDYEFSNDPSRFRLTHETSFVRAHTSFWTRIPFFFYIGCFFRQFFRSVSKADYLTLRNGFITVHLAPGSKFNFQKYIKRSLEDDFKVVVGVSPILWASFVIFLLLNVKGWQALFWASTIPVIIILAVGAELQAILTKMALEISERHAVVQGMPLVQGSDKYFWFGRPQLVLHLIHFALFQNAFQITYFLWIWYSFGLKSCFHANFKLAIAKVALGAGVLVLCSYITLPLYALVTQMGSHMKKSIFDEQTSKALKKWHMAVKKRHKKGGKSPTMTLGGSASPVSTVHSSGHTLHRFKTTGHSSRSSYAYEDQEMSDMEAETLSPTSSTTNLIVRTSQDDEAAELSEPHHDEETSNEDDFSFVKPAVPKQP; via the exons atgaagttgctTTTTTGTTTGTATTTGTGGGTTCTGTGTGGTCGAGGACTGCTGGTTATGGCTGCAAGTAGTGACAGTAGCAGTGCGCAGAGGAAGCTTGATCAGACACCCACATGGGCTGTTGCTGGTGTTTGTGCTGTTATGATCATCATCTCTATTCTCTTGGAAAAGGGTCTTCACAAATTTGGAACG TGGTTGACAGAAAGGCACAAGAGAGCTTTATTTGAAGCCTTGGAGAAAGTTAAAGCTG AGCTAATGGTTCTAGGATTCATTTCACTGCTCCTAACTTTTGGGCAGACATACATTATCAAAATATGTATTCCCCAGAATGTTGCAGACACTATGTTGCCATGCCGAGCTGATGGTGAAAATGACCAAACTGAAGAACATCGTCGAAGGCTTTTGTGGTTTGAACATAGATTTCTAGCAGGTGCTGAAACCACTAGTAAATGCAAAACG GGGTATGAACCGCTTATAACAGTTGACGGATTGCATCAATTACACATCCTCATATTCTTCTTAGCAGTCTTCCATGTGTTATATAGTTTAACTACAATGATGCTTGGAAGACTAAAG ATTCGTGGTTGGAAGGAATGGGAGCAGGAGACTTCATCCGATGATTATGAGTTTTCAAATG ATCCTTCAAGATTCAGGCTTACTCATGAGACCTCTTTTGTGAGAGCGCATACTAGTTTCTGGACTAGAATTCCTTTCTTCTTCTATATT GGATGCTTCTTCCGACAATTTTTTAGGTCTGTTAGCAAAGCTGATTACTTGACATTGCGGAATGGATTTATCACA GTCCATTTAGCTCCTGGAAGTAAGTTTAACTTtcaaaaatacatcaaaaggtcATTAGAGGATGATTTCAAGGTTGTTGTGGGAGTAAG TCCAATTTTGTGGGCATCCTTTGTCATTTTCCTGCTCCTAAATGTGAAAG GATGGCAAGCATTATTTTGGGCTTCTACGATCCCTGTGATT ATAATCTTAGCTGTTGGGGCAGAGCTTCAAGCTATTCTGACAAAGATGGCTCTTGAAATTTCAGAAAGACATGCAGTGGTACAAGGAATGCCTCTTGTGCAAGGCTCAGACAAATATTTTTGGTTCGGTCGGCCTCAATTAGTTCTTCATCTTATCCATTTTGCTTTATTTCAG AATGCTTTCCAAATAACATATTTCCTGTGGATATGG TATTCATTCGGATTAAAATCTTGCTTCCATGCCAATTTCAAGCTTGCTATAGCAAAGGTTGCTTTAGG GGCTGGGGTCTTAGTTCTCTGCAGCTACATTACACTTCCATTATATGCCCTTGTAACTCAG ATGGGTTCACATATGAAGAAATCAATCTTTGATGAACAAACAAGTAAGGCCCTTAAGAAGTGGCATATGGCTGTGAAAAAGAGGCACAAGAAAGGAGGGAAGTCTCCCACTATGACTTTGGGTGGAAGTGCAAGTCCAGTCTCAACAGTACACTCTTCTGGACACACACTGCACCGTTTCAAAACCACTGGACACTCAAGCCGCTCATCATATGCCTATGAGGACCAGGAAATGTCTGATATGGAAGCTGAGACATTGTCACCCACATCGTCCACAACCAACTTGATTGTAAGAACCAGCCAAGATGATGAAGCTGCTGAATTAAGCGAACCCCACCACGACGAAGAAACAAGCAATGAAGATGACTTCTCTTTTGTCAAGCCTGCTGTACCGAAACAGCCATGA
- the LOC110672842 gene encoding uncharacterized protein LOC110672842 isoform X1 codes for MESSDRTALENRPGIFMIGSSNVGKRTLLSRLLSVDFEDASDSSFEVLAHGWTINTKYYTADVSVWMAHLHDEFSIRTLPSYNRLAALVMIFDMSDLSSLIALQNWVSQIDIQKFEILLCIGNKVDLIPGHPVHAEYRRRLEKLEDSSADSLTKFYEFGISETEGSSLLGGEDPAVEIKKSCLEWCTEYNIEYIEACASNADFDRCLSTDGDSQGVERLFGALSAHMWPGMILKSGKSIIQPALPNKEDLSEEESDYEFEYELLSVSSAEPWDDTNGGWVSANGSSSVLDIGASVNHNNHTTEHDRDNWVKFDNEELQPSTSMVELQDDKEAVPKVADPNKDAETNEVTPFEFEDLEQLMSEIGNMRDNLRFMPDFQRREMAAELAMKMATMFGGGSDDEEEFD; via the exons ATGGAATCGTCCGATCGCACAGCTCTGGAGAACCGTCCCGGCATCTTCATGATCGGATCCTCCAACGTTGGCAAACGCACTCTTCTCTCTc GATTACTGTCGGTGGATTTTGAAGATGCTtctgattcatcatttgaagtaCTCGCCCATGG GTGGACTATCAATACAAAGTATTACACAGCAGACGTTTCTGTATGGATGGCTCATCTTCATGACGAATTCTCCATCAGGACCCTCCCAAGTTATAACCGCCTGGCTGCCTTAGTGATGATCTTTGACATGAGTGAT TTATCATCTCTCATTGCACTTCAGAACTGGGTGTCTCAGATTGATATTCAGAAGTTTGAAATATTATTATGTATTGGAAACAAAGTGGATCTAATTCCGGGTCATCCAGTTCATGCTGAATACAGAAGACGCCTAGAGAAACTTGAAGATTCTTCTGCTGATTCTCTTACAAAATTCTATGAGTTTGGGATTTCTGAAACTGAAGGAAGTAGTCTTTTGGGTGGTGAGGATCCTGCGGTGGAGATCAAGAAGTCATGTCTTGAATGGTGCACTGAGTATAACATTGAGTACATTGAAGCGTGTGCCTCCAATGCTGATTTTGACAGAT gtttatcAACTGATGGTGATTCACAAGGAGTTGAACGTCTCTTTGGTGCTCTTTCTGCTCATATGTGGCCTGGAATGATCCTAAAATCTGGGAAGAGCATAATTCAGCCAGCATTGCCTAATAAAGAAG ACTTGTCAGAAGAAGAATCTGATTATGAATTCGAGTATGAACTTCTGTCTGTCAGTTCAGCCGAACCATGGGATGACACAAATGGAGGATGGGTTTCTGCAAATGGTAGTAGTTCTGTATTGGATATAGGGGCATCAgttaatcataataatcatactaCAGAACATGATCGAGATAATTGGGTGAAGTTTGACAATGAAGAGCTACAGCCCTCAACAtcaatggtggaattgcaggatgATAAGGAAGCGGTGCCCAAAGTAGCAGATCCTAACAAAGACGCAGAAACAAATGAGGTTACACCTTTTGAATTTGAGGACCTAGAGCAGTTAATGTCTGAGATTGGAAATATGCGTGACAATTTGAGGTTTATGCCTGATTTTCAAAGGAGAGAAATGGCTGCAGAACTGGCCATGAAAATGGCTACCATGTTTGGTGGTGGTAGTGATGATGAAGAGGAGTTTGATTGA
- the LOC110672844 gene encoding RING-H2 finger protein ATL8, with translation MTRFSRMLKGSDSPPAADPPEAVNVESDFVVILAALLCALICVVGLIAVVRCAWLRRSESSASRSPSQAKVNKGLKKKILQSLPKFTYSDVSASGSCKFASTECAICLGEFGEKDEIRILPQCGHGFHVGCIDPWLGSQSSCPSCRQILGVARCQKCGRFPPSISSSSGEGAAEADSKSRVDNCDVSNNNNYQSHNLGGGFLP, from the coding sequence ATGACTCGCTTTTCAAGAATGCTTAAGGGCTCTGACTCTCCCCCTGCCGCCGACCCACCTGAGGCCGTCAACGTCGAGTCAGACTTCGTCGTCATACTCGCAGCTCTTCTATGCGCATTGATATGCGTTGTGGGACTCATTGCTGTCGTTCGTTGTGCTTGGCTCCGCCGCAGCGAGAGCAGTGCTTCTCGTTCTCCGTCTCAAGCCAAGGTCAATAAGGGGTTGAAGAAGAAGATCCTCCAGTCTCTCCCCAAGTTCACGTACAGCGATGTGTCGGCCTCAGGTTCTTGTAAGTTTGCATCGACGGAGTGCGCAATCTGCTTAGGTGAGTTTGGTGAGAAAGATGAGATCAGGATTTTGCCACAGTGTGGGCACGGGTTCCATGTTGGGTGTATCGACCCGTGGCTAGGGTCCCAATCCTCGTGTCCTTCCTGCCGTCAGATACTGGGGGTGGCAAGGTGTCAGAAATGCGGCCGGTTTCCTCCTTCTATCTCCTCCTCGAGCGGCGAAGGTGCGGCGGAGGCAGATTCCAAGTCCAGGGTAGATAATTGTGATGTTAGTAATAACAATAACTATCAAAGTCATAATCTTGGTGGTGGGTTCTTGCCATGA
- the LOC110672842 gene encoding uncharacterized protein LOC110672842 isoform X2 produces the protein MAHLHDEFSIRTLPSYNRLAALVMIFDMSDLSSLIALQNWVSQIDIQKFEILLCIGNKVDLIPGHPVHAEYRRRLEKLEDSSADSLTKFYEFGISETEGSSLLGGEDPAVEIKKSCLEWCTEYNIEYIEACASNADFDRCLSTDGDSQGVERLFGALSAHMWPGMILKSGKSIIQPALPNKEDLSEEESDYEFEYELLSVSSAEPWDDTNGGWVSANGSSSVLDIGASVNHNNHTTEHDRDNWVKFDNEELQPSTSMVELQDDKEAVPKVADPNKDAETNEVTPFEFEDLEQLMSEIGNMRDNLRFMPDFQRREMAAELAMKMATMFGGGSDDEEEFD, from the exons ATGGCTCATCTTCATGACGAATTCTCCATCAGGACCCTCCCAAGTTATAACCGCCTGGCTGCCTTAGTGATGATCTTTGACATGAGTGAT TTATCATCTCTCATTGCACTTCAGAACTGGGTGTCTCAGATTGATATTCAGAAGTTTGAAATATTATTATGTATTGGAAACAAAGTGGATCTAATTCCGGGTCATCCAGTTCATGCTGAATACAGAAGACGCCTAGAGAAACTTGAAGATTCTTCTGCTGATTCTCTTACAAAATTCTATGAGTTTGGGATTTCTGAAACTGAAGGAAGTAGTCTTTTGGGTGGTGAGGATCCTGCGGTGGAGATCAAGAAGTCATGTCTTGAATGGTGCACTGAGTATAACATTGAGTACATTGAAGCGTGTGCCTCCAATGCTGATTTTGACAGAT gtttatcAACTGATGGTGATTCACAAGGAGTTGAACGTCTCTTTGGTGCTCTTTCTGCTCATATGTGGCCTGGAATGATCCTAAAATCTGGGAAGAGCATAATTCAGCCAGCATTGCCTAATAAAGAAG ACTTGTCAGAAGAAGAATCTGATTATGAATTCGAGTATGAACTTCTGTCTGTCAGTTCAGCCGAACCATGGGATGACACAAATGGAGGATGGGTTTCTGCAAATGGTAGTAGTTCTGTATTGGATATAGGGGCATCAgttaatcataataatcatactaCAGAACATGATCGAGATAATTGGGTGAAGTTTGACAATGAAGAGCTACAGCCCTCAACAtcaatggtggaattgcaggatgATAAGGAAGCGGTGCCCAAAGTAGCAGATCCTAACAAAGACGCAGAAACAAATGAGGTTACACCTTTTGAATTTGAGGACCTAGAGCAGTTAATGTCTGAGATTGGAAATATGCGTGACAATTTGAGGTTTATGCCTGATTTTCAAAGGAGAGAAATGGCTGCAGAACTGGCCATGAAAATGGCTACCATGTTTGGTGGTGGTAGTGATGATGAAGAGGAGTTTGATTGA
- the LOC110672826 gene encoding plant intracellular Ras-group-related LRR protein 4: protein MDTTSCVRSMDQAVEEIMRIHRSLPTRPGIDEVEAASALILNVDKEDQARLESISRQTKSPDVPEELFTILQEMQKNLVYFQSKEQKREALKLLDLESIHVLSDEFIQRASKCLPSSSSTSSSSSSSSYANGSASTVSSSGFFRASAQTSVNKSSITASSNLYYSDQNPVRTAELFSRDDSYVKKAKPSFYSDGIGVLSTPQIVDSTLKTTVTTPGQDGDKLSLIKLASLIEVSAKKGTRDLNLQNKLIDQIEWLPDSIGKLSNLVSLDLSENRIVALPATIGGLSSLTKLDLHSNRITELPDSIGDLLSLVFLDLRANQLSSLPATFSRLVRLQELDLSSNQLSSLHESIGSLISLKKLNVETNNIEEIPHTIGRCSLLRDLHADYNRLKALPEAVGKIETLEVLSVRYNNIKQLPTTMSSLLNLKELDVSFNELESVPESLCFATSLVKMNVGNNFADLQSLPRSIGNLENLEELDISNNQIRVLPDSFRMLTRLRILRVEENPLEVPPRHIAEKGAQAVVQYMAELVEKDVKTQPIKQKKSWAQMCFFSRSNKRKRNGMESWTI from the exons ATGGATACGACGTCGTGTGTTCGATCCATGGATCAGGCCGTCGAAGAGATCATGAGAATTCATAGATCGTTACCGACGAGACCTGGGATCGACGAGGTGGAAGCCGCCAGCGCATTGATTCTGAACGTTGACAAAGAAGACCAGGCTAGACTTGAATCCATTTCCAGGCAAACCAAGAGCCCTGATGTACCCGAAGAGCTCTTTACCATCTTGCAGGAGATGCAGAAGAATTTGGTTTATTTCCAGAGCAAGGAGCAGAAGAGGGAGGCTTTGAAATTGCTCGATCTCGAAAGTATTCACGTTCTGTCTGATGAATTTATCCAGAGAGCTTCCAAATGcttgccttcttcttcttctacttcttcctcttcttcatcCTCCAGTTATGCTAACGGCTCTGCTTCTACAGTTTCCAGCAGCGGCTTCTTTAGGGCCAGTGCGCAAACTTCCGTTAACAAATCATCTATTACTGCATCCTCAAACTTGTACTATTCTGATCAAAACCCTGTGAGGACTGCGGAATTGTTTTCCCGAGATGATAGTTATGTGAAGAAGGCCAAGCCATCATTTTACTCTGATGGAATCGGTGTTTTGTCAACGCCACAGATAGTGGATTCCACTCTAAAAACTACCGTAACTACTCCAG GTCAAGATGGTGACAAGTTGAGTCTAATAAAGCTTGCTAGTTTAATTGAAGTCTCTGCCAAGAAAGGCACCCGAGATCTCAATCTCCAAAACAAATTGATAGATCAGATTGAATGGCTACCTGACTCAATAGGCAAGCTGTCAAACTTGGTTTCCTTAGATTTGTCTGAGAACAGGATAGTGGCCCTGCCAGCCACTATTGGAGGCCTTTCATCTTTGACAAAGTTGGATTTGCATTCTAACAGAATTACTGAACTCCCAGATTCTATTGGAGATCTTCTTAGTCTAGTCTTTTTGGACCTGAGGGCTAACCAGTTATCATCTCTGCCTGCAACATTTAGCAGATTGGTACGCCTTCAGGAGCTTGATTTGAGCTCAAATCAGCTCTCTTCTCTCCATGAGTCCATTGGTTCACTCATTAGCCTGAAGAAACTAAATGTGGAGACCAATAATATCGAAGAAATTCCACATACCATTGGACGATGTTCTTTGCTAAGGGATCTTCATGCTGATTATAACAGGCTTAAGGCACTCCCAGAAGCTGTAGGAAAGATAGAAACCTTAGAGGTTCTGTCTGTGCGCTATAATAACATCAAACAGCTACCTACAACTATGTCATCTTTATTAAACCTGAAGGAGCTGGATGTGAGTTTCAATGAGCTTGAATCAGTGCCTGAGAGCCTGTGTTTTGCTACCTCACTTGTGAAGATGAACGTAGGAAACAATTTTGCTGATCTGCAGTCCCTACCAAGATCTATTGGGAATCTTGAGAATCTTGAAGAGTTGGATATTAGCAACAACCAAATACGAGTCCTTCCAGACTCCTTCAGGATGCTAACACGACTACGTATCCTACGTGTAGAAGAAAATCCTTTGGAAGTTCCACCAAGACATATAGCTGAAAAGGGTGCTCAG GCTGTTGTTCAATACATGGCTGAGCTTGTTGAAAAGGACGTCAAAACACAGCCCATAAAGCAGAAAAAGAGTTGGGCTCAGATGTGTTTCTTTTCGAGGTCTAACAAAAGGAAACGCAATGGCATGGAGTCATGGACCATATGA